The following proteins are encoded in a genomic region of Puniceicoccus vermicola:
- a CDS encoding DUF7000 family protein, with protein sequence MKESGLNSSIIAYKKQLDIGEIQVAYTQLVKFVMALKTRFSNTLSDQFSFGGIFQGYMDYTYFYFANDDCRKRKLKFGLVLNHEEIRFEIWLLGQTKPVQEHYWNLLKSTKWIQGETIPKYSIFEHILIENPDFDDLSTLRETIEQRTVKTTDKILASLNQIEAVETPE encoded by the coding sequence ATGAAAGAATCAGGCCTAAATTCATCGATCATCGCCTACAAGAAGCAACTCGACATCGGCGAAATTCAGGTTGCCTACACACAGTTGGTAAAGTTCGTAATGGCGCTGAAAACTCGATTTTCAAACACATTGAGTGATCAGTTTTCCTTCGGCGGGATTTTTCAGGGCTACATGGACTATACCTACTTTTACTTTGCCAATGACGATTGCCGGAAAAGGAAATTGAAGTTTGGTCTAGTCCTGAACCATGAAGAGATTCGGTTCGAAATCTGGCTTCTCGGCCAAACCAAGCCGGTCCAGGAGCACTATTGGAATCTACTGAAATCGACAAAATGGATTCAAGGAGAGACAATCCCAAAGTATTCTATTTTCGAGCACATTTTGATCGAGAATCCGGACTTCGACGACCTCTCCACATTGAGAGAAACGATCGAACAGAGGACAGTCAAAACTACGGATAAAATCCTCGCGTCACTGAATCAGATTGAAGCAGTGGAAACGCCGGAATAG
- a CDS encoding peptidase E: protein MKKIFLSSSFADVTDLFLKFTEEKQEGKRVTFIPTASLVEDVTFYVEAGKAALEKMSLTVDELEISTATIQEIESKLQNNDYIYITGGNTFFLLQELRRTGAGRIITEQINSGKIYIGESAGSIVLSPNIEYIKDMDDFTAAPKIESFSSLGAVEFYPVPHHTNFPFKEAAERIISTYGGKLDLCPIRNNQAIIVNGDKFEVWDSDAQQA from the coding sequence ATGAAAAAAATATTTCTATCTTCTTCTTTCGCCGATGTAACCGATCTATTTCTCAAATTCACTGAGGAAAAACAGGAGGGCAAAAGAGTCACATTTATTCCAACGGCAAGCCTTGTCGAAGATGTCACCTTTTACGTCGAGGCGGGGAAGGCGGCCCTCGAAAAGATGAGCCTAACCGTTGATGAGCTGGAGATCTCAACCGCAACAATTCAAGAAATAGAAAGTAAGCTTCAAAACAATGACTACATCTATATCACGGGTGGGAATACTTTTTTTCTACTTCAAGAGCTGCGAAGAACCGGCGCAGGTAGAATCATAACCGAACAAATCAATTCGGGTAAAATCTATATTGGAGAATCTGCAGGATCCATTGTTCTTTCTCCAAATATTGAATATATCAAAGACATGGACGACTTCACCGCCGCGCCAAAGATAGAATCTTTTTCATCACTGGGTGCAGTGGAATTTTACCCTGTTCCTCACCATACGAACTTTCCTTTCAAAGAAGCCGCTGAGCGGATAATTTCTACTTATGGCGGAAAATTAGATCTCTGCCCGATTCGCAATAATCAGGCAATTATCGTAAACGGAGATAAATTCGAGGTATGGGACAGCGACGCCCAGCAAGCGTAG
- the thiD gene encoding bifunctional hydroxymethylpyrimidine kinase/phosphomethylpyrimidine kinase — protein MNHPPYILTISGSDSSGCAGMQADNRAILASGGFPLNVVTAVTLQTPSGVERVEPASAEFVAKQLRRLLETFPVATIKSGMLATGSIAGAVAEVLEDFPSIPYVLDPVLVSTSGSRLLEEEGVAVVRERLMPRATVTTPNSDELWVLSAEDVRKGRIESCRILAKGIGQAVLLKGGHEDGQTSEDWLLMPDGTETNFASPRIETENLRGTGCVLSSAIAGFLGRGDSLIQSVHSAKELLTDGLKKGAHFSWIQSGPSLI, from the coding sequence ATGAACCACCCACCTTACATTCTCACGATTTCCGGATCGGACAGTTCCGGTTGCGCGGGCATGCAGGCTGACAACAGGGCGATTCTCGCGAGCGGGGGCTTTCCCCTGAACGTCGTCACTGCGGTGACCCTTCAAACGCCTTCGGGGGTGGAGCGCGTCGAGCCCGCCTCTGCGGAATTTGTCGCAAAGCAACTGAGACGTCTCCTTGAGACCTTTCCGGTTGCTACGATCAAAAGTGGGATGTTGGCGACTGGGTCGATCGCGGGAGCGGTAGCCGAAGTCTTGGAGGACTTTCCTTCGATCCCCTATGTTCTGGACCCGGTCCTCGTTTCTACCAGCGGTAGCCGGCTACTGGAGGAGGAAGGAGTCGCAGTGGTGAGGGAACGATTGATGCCGCGTGCAACCGTGACGACTCCGAATTCCGATGAACTCTGGGTGCTTTCAGCGGAGGATGTTCGCAAGGGTCGAATTGAATCGTGCCGAATACTTGCGAAGGGGATCGGGCAGGCCGTTCTCCTGAAGGGTGGACACGAAGACGGGCAGACCTCCGAGGACTGGCTCTTGATGCCGGACGGAACTGAAACCAATTTTGCGAGTCCTCGAATCGAAACAGAGAATCTTCGGGGGACGGGTTGCGTTCTGAGTAGCGCGATTGCGGGCTTTCTCGGGCGTGGGGATTCCCTGATTCAGTCGGTTCATTCGGCAAAGGAACTTCTTACCGATGGGTTGAAGAAGGGGGCCCACTTCTCCTGGATCCAAAGCGGGCCCTCGTTGATCTAA
- the moeB gene encoding HesA/MoeB/ThiF family protein, which translates to MTVLSPKETLRYQRHLSLPGFGREAQLRLKKSRVLMVGAGGLGCPALQYLVAAGVGTIGIVDDDKVTRSNLQRQVLFTDEDLGRLKAEVAADRLRAMNGDITCHAYPVRLDAESAIDFIEEYDLVVDGTDNFSTRYVINDACVLTGKPWIFGALHSFQGQVSVLNCEGGPTYRCLFPEPPEAGDALNCAENGVLGVLPGIIGAFQATEAIKVLTGIGTPLIGKLLIFDALEMTQQMIRFERDPEQIDRVHMQEEEAISTTRTEEIERIAMGQAEIESGIRSGAFQVIDVRDLGERVLGEIKGAVSLPLIQIEEGGLNWKEIGLDPSVPTCVFCSGGLRSVRGSNLLRNQFGFRDVKVLEWNE; encoded by the coding sequence ATGACCGTATTATCTCCGAAAGAAACCCTACGTTATCAAAGACATTTAAGCCTGCCCGGATTTGGGCGGGAGGCTCAGCTTCGATTGAAGAAATCCCGAGTCCTCATGGTGGGGGCCGGGGGATTGGGCTGTCCAGCTCTTCAGTATTTGGTCGCTGCCGGAGTGGGGACCATCGGGATTGTCGACGACGACAAGGTCACGCGCTCCAATCTGCAGCGCCAAGTGCTCTTTACGGATGAAGACTTGGGCCGGTTGAAGGCTGAGGTGGCCGCCGATCGGTTGCGGGCGATGAATGGGGACATTACCTGCCATGCATATCCCGTTCGCCTTGATGCGGAGAGCGCGATTGATTTTATCGAAGAGTATGACCTGGTCGTCGATGGGACCGATAATTTTTCCACCCGGTATGTGATCAACGATGCCTGTGTCTTGACGGGGAAACCGTGGATCTTCGGCGCGCTTCATTCATTTCAAGGGCAGGTGAGCGTTCTGAACTGCGAAGGGGGACCGACCTACCGATGTCTATTCCCCGAACCTCCGGAAGCCGGAGATGCTCTCAATTGTGCGGAGAATGGGGTGTTAGGCGTTTTGCCGGGGATCATCGGAGCCTTTCAGGCGACTGAAGCCATCAAGGTCCTCACGGGGATCGGAACGCCTTTGATCGGGAAACTGCTCATCTTCGATGCGCTGGAGATGACCCAGCAAATGATCCGCTTCGAACGCGATCCCGAGCAGATCGATCGGGTTCATATGCAGGAAGAAGAGGCGATCAGCACAACCCGGACTGAAGAAATCGAACGAATCGCGATGGGACAGGCCGAGATTGAATCCGGGATCCGGAGTGGTGCTTTTCAGGTCATCGATGTTCGCGATTTGGGCGAACGGGTTCTCGGAGAAATCAAAGGAGCGGTTTCGCTGCCGCTGATCCAGATTGAAGAAGGTGGCTTGAACTGGAAGGAAATCGGGTTGGATCCCAGCGTCCCGACCTGTGTATTCTGCTCCGGAGGATTGCGGAGCGTTCGCGGGTCGAATCTCTTGCGCAATCAGTTTGGATTTCGGGATGTGAAAGTGCTGGAGTGGAATGAGTAG
- the thiH gene encoding 2-iminoacetate synthase ThiH, with product MSFLQHWEQFSWDRVSGSIYSKTSDDVERALSRPTGRLTLGDFEALISPAAAPFLERMAALSHERTVERFGFTQQMYAPLYLSNVCSNVCTYCGFSATNRIPRKVLNDAEIEVELDAIKSMGMDHVLFVTGEANRKVGVPYLQRAFALARKKFASISMEVQPLDQDAYEALIPSGLSAVLVYQETYNRETYAEHHLSGKKKDFAYRLETPDRLGRAGIKKIGLGALYGLDEWRVDSFFVAAHLRYLERTYWKSRYSLSFPRIRPHEGEVTPKSVMTDRDLVQLICACRLLSPEVELSLSTRESEHFRDHVHRLGITAMSAGSKTNPGGYSVDPQTLEQFEISDERSPEVVAEMLRSGGYEVVWKDWDSTYDGFSSTASGHLAHA from the coding sequence ATGAGCTTTCTTCAACACTGGGAACAATTTTCGTGGGATCGGGTCTCCGGTTCCATTTACAGTAAGACCTCGGACGACGTCGAGCGGGCCCTGTCCCGGCCAACCGGGCGATTGACCCTGGGCGATTTTGAGGCGCTGATCTCTCCGGCTGCGGCCCCGTTTCTGGAACGCATGGCGGCCCTCAGTCATGAACGAACGGTGGAGCGTTTTGGATTCACGCAGCAAATGTACGCGCCGTTGTATTTGTCCAACGTCTGCAGCAACGTCTGCACCTACTGTGGTTTTAGTGCAACGAACCGAATTCCCCGCAAAGTCCTGAATGACGCCGAGATTGAGGTGGAGCTGGACGCGATCAAAAGCATGGGAATGGACCATGTGCTTTTCGTTACCGGAGAGGCGAACCGGAAAGTCGGGGTGCCGTATTTGCAAAGGGCCTTCGCACTGGCGAGGAAAAAATTCGCCAGTATCTCGATGGAAGTTCAGCCCCTCGACCAGGATGCGTACGAAGCCTTGATCCCTTCCGGGCTGAGCGCCGTTTTGGTCTACCAGGAGACCTACAACCGGGAGACCTACGCGGAGCATCACCTGTCGGGAAAAAAGAAGGATTTTGCATACCGTCTCGAGACTCCGGATCGACTGGGTCGGGCTGGAATTAAGAAGATCGGTCTGGGAGCGCTTTACGGACTTGATGAGTGGAGGGTCGATTCCTTTTTCGTCGCCGCCCACCTGCGGTATCTGGAAAGGACCTACTGGAAGTCCCGCTACAGCCTCTCATTCCCGCGGATCCGTCCGCACGAAGGTGAGGTGACGCCGAAATCCGTCATGACGGATCGTGACTTGGTGCAATTGATTTGTGCCTGTCGGCTCCTGAGTCCCGAAGTGGAGCTCTCTCTCTCAACCCGTGAGTCTGAGCACTTCCGGGATCATGTGCATCGGCTCGGAATTACGGCCATGAGCGCCGGATCGAAGACGAATCCGGGGGGATACTCGGTCGATCCGCAGACTCTGGAGCAGTTCGAGATTTCCGACGAGCGGAGTCCGGAGGTGGTGGCGGAGATGCTGCGCAGTGGAGGGTATGAAGTCGTTTGGAAAGACTGGGATTCGACATACGACGGATTTTCCTCTACGGCTTCTGGTCATCTCGCGCACGCATGA
- a CDS encoding thiazole synthase yields the protein MNTKSLIIADQIFNSRLFVGTGKYASGTVMRESIEASGSEMVTMAMKRVQLNGPDDGIINYLPRDRYQLLPNTSGVRDAKEAVFAAHLAREALQTNWLKLEIHPDPKYLLPDPVETLAAAEELVKAGFIVLPYVHADPVLCKRLEEVGVAAVMPLGAPIGTNLGLETRRFLEIIIDQANVPVVVDAGLGAPSHAAEAMEMGADAVLVNTALATAADPVKMGLAFKMAVEAGRIAFESGKAVSRQIEAEASSPLTAFLDS from the coding sequence ATGAATACGAAATCGCTCATTATTGCGGATCAAATCTTCAACTCCCGTCTGTTCGTCGGAACCGGGAAATATGCCTCTGGGACAGTGATGCGAGAGAGTATCGAAGCCAGCGGCAGTGAGATGGTCACGATGGCGATGAAGCGGGTGCAGCTGAATGGGCCCGACGACGGCATTATCAACTACCTTCCCCGTGATCGCTATCAGCTACTTCCGAACACCTCTGGCGTCCGTGATGCGAAAGAGGCGGTCTTTGCGGCGCATTTGGCCCGCGAGGCGCTTCAGACGAATTGGCTGAAACTCGAAATTCACCCGGACCCCAAGTATCTTCTTCCCGATCCGGTCGAGACGCTGGCGGCCGCGGAAGAGCTGGTGAAAGCCGGTTTCATCGTTCTGCCCTACGTTCACGCCGATCCGGTTCTCTGCAAACGGCTGGAAGAAGTCGGTGTGGCGGCGGTGATGCCACTGGGCGCTCCGATTGGAACGAATCTAGGACTGGAGACTCGCCGTTTTCTCGAAATTATTATCGATCAGGCCAACGTTCCGGTGGTGGTCGATGCGGGGTTGGGAGCTCCTTCGCATGCGGCTGAAGCCATGGAGATGGGTGCCGATGCCGTCCTCGTCAACACGGCCTTGGCCACGGCGGCCGATCCGGTGAAGATGGGACTTGCCTTTAAAATGGCAGTCGAGGCTGGACGGATCGCGTTCGAATCAGGGAAAGCGGTTTCGCGGCAGATTGAGGCTGAAGCTTCGTCGCCGTTGACGGCATTTTTAGACTCCTGA
- the thiE gene encoding thiamine phosphate synthase encodes MKEVSIQCLTLDGISLSHEEQVSALCEAGAHWIQLRMKSATDDEVEKTAKRCLEICRKRGVKLILNDRAEVAQRVGADGVHLGKLDMPWNEARALLGADFLIGGTVNSVADAKQAVESRALDYVGVGPFRFTRTKKNLAPTLTEEQWREIVAVLDGLPAYAIGGIEATDLGRIRELGLQGFAISSGLFVEPGAGVHYPRLREGWDVKQLAEKE; translated from the coding sequence ATGAAGGAGGTCTCGATTCAGTGCCTGACCCTCGACGGAATCTCGCTTTCGCATGAAGAGCAAGTGTCGGCTCTCTGTGAAGCAGGGGCGCATTGGATCCAGTTGCGGATGAAGTCGGCCACGGATGATGAGGTCGAGAAAACGGCAAAACGTTGTCTCGAAATCTGCCGGAAAAGGGGAGTGAAGTTGATCCTCAATGATCGGGCTGAGGTGGCTCAGCGAGTCGGGGCAGACGGGGTTCATCTCGGAAAACTGGACATGCCCTGGAACGAAGCAAGGGCTTTGCTCGGTGCGGATTTTCTGATTGGCGGTACGGTCAACTCGGTGGCAGATGCAAAACAGGCGGTCGAGTCCCGGGCGTTGGACTACGTGGGAGTCGGACCCTTCCGATTCACTCGAACCAAGAAGAATCTGGCACCGACCCTCACGGAAGAGCAGTGGCGGGAAATCGTTGCCGTGCTGGATGGACTTCCCGCCTATGCCATTGGAGGAATCGAAGCCACCGATCTCGGGCGAATCCGCGAACTCGGACTTCAGGGCTTTGCCATCAGTTCGGGATTATTCGTCGAACCGGGGGCTGGCGTTCACTATCCCCGCCTTCGTGAGGGATGGGATGTGAAACAGCTTGCCGAAAAGGAATGA
- a CDS encoding thiamine phosphate synthase encodes MKIYAISPESEIPGEIETIQSLLDVGLVAYHLRRPQDSVETASDFLDRLPDDVRSSVVLHQEYGLVDSYGLGGYHWKDRDDLAHRSEELQVQRGSGRTLSRSAHGRDRLKNSPTDWDYIFLSPVFPSISKVGYQSEISESGWAEITAEFSSDSLMALGGIDAASAVRACELGFSGVVLHGCLWTADDPVKAFESVRRVFA; translated from the coding sequence ATGAAGATCTACGCCATATCTCCCGAATCGGAAATCCCCGGAGAGATCGAGACGATCCAGTCTCTACTCGATGTGGGGTTGGTGGCCTATCATCTCCGCCGCCCGCAGGATTCGGTGGAAACGGCCTCGGATTTTCTCGACCGGTTGCCCGATGATGTGCGGTCGTCCGTAGTTCTGCATCAGGAGTATGGTTTGGTCGATTCGTATGGCCTCGGGGGATACCATTGGAAGGATCGAGATGATTTGGCGCATCGTTCGGAGGAATTGCAGGTTCAGCGAGGTTCGGGGAGGACCTTGAGCCGATCCGCGCATGGGCGTGATCGGCTCAAAAATTCACCGACCGATTGGGACTATATCTTTTTGAGCCCGGTCTTTCCCTCGATTTCGAAGGTGGGATATCAATCGGAGATCTCGGAAAGCGGTTGGGCGGAGATTACCGCCGAGTTTTCCTCGGATTCTTTGATGGCCTTGGGCGGTATTGATGCGGCATCCGCGGTGCGAGCCTGTGAATTGGGATTTTCCGGAGTGGTTTTGCACGGCTGTCTTTGGACTGCGGACGATCCGGTGAAAGCCTTCGAATCTGTCCGGAGGGTGTTCGCATGA
- the thiS gene encoding sulfur carrier protein ThiS, whose translation MKVTLNNDSHEVTPDTTLISFLQKLGQEPKAGMAVAINDEVVPSSEWSERLLEDGDRILLIQATQGG comes from the coding sequence ATGAAAGTGACGCTCAACAACGATTCTCACGAAGTGACCCCGGATACCACCTTGATCTCCTTTCTCCAAAAATTGGGGCAAGAACCGAAGGCAGGAATGGCGGTGGCTATCAATGATGAAGTCGTTCCCTCCAGTGAATGGTCGGAACGGCTTTTGGAAGACGGGGATCGGATCTTGTTGATTCAGGCTACGCAAGGAGGCTGA
- the thiC gene encoding phosphomethylpyrimidine synthase ThiC: protein MPEKSKNSEASQHTLFEQSRRVYLSGSRPDIRVPMREIELSDSREMDGTMVPNDPVRVYDTAGPWGDPDFHADPRKGLPRMREAWIRERDDVEEYDGRVIQPKDDGYISESHKAGAKKRENARKLIEFENRPPRPLRAKAGKCVTQLHYARQGIITPEMEFIAIRENMKLQTAKRELKMSPDAERNTLEVQHPGNSFGASIPDEITPEFVRSEVARGRAIIPSNINHPELEPMIIGRNFLVKINTNIGNSAVASSIEEEVEKMRWSTKWGGDTLMDLSTGKNIHQTREWILRNCPVPVGTVPIYQALEKVNGKAEDLTWEIFRDTLIEQAEQGVDYFTIHAGVLLRYVPLTAKRMTGIVSRGGSIMAKWCLSHHKESFLYTHWDEICEIMAAYDISFSIGDGLRPGSIADANDEPQFAELKTQGELTKRAWEFGVQVMNEGPGHVPMHMIQENMQKQIEWCHEAPFYTLGPLTTDIAPAYDHITSGIGAALIGWYGCAMLCYVTPKEHLGLPNKDDVREGVITYKIAAHAADLAKGHPAAQYRDNALSKARFEFRWNDQFNLSLDPEKARSFHDETLPADSSKTAHFCSMCGPNFCSMKITEDVRKYAAEKGVSAEEALEEGMSEKSAEFKEKGGEVYVGGAAQ, encoded by the coding sequence ATGCCAGAAAAATCCAAGAACTCCGAAGCTTCCCAACACACCCTTTTTGAACAATCCCGCCGCGTCTATCTCTCAGGCAGTCGACCCGACATTCGGGTGCCGATGCGCGAGATCGAGCTCTCGGATTCCCGCGAGATGGACGGGACGATGGTCCCGAACGATCCGGTTCGGGTTTACGACACCGCCGGCCCGTGGGGCGACCCGGACTTTCATGCCGATCCGCGAAAGGGACTTCCCCGCATGCGTGAAGCTTGGATTCGGGAGCGCGATGATGTGGAAGAATACGACGGCCGAGTGATTCAGCCAAAGGACGATGGATACATTTCGGAGTCGCACAAAGCGGGCGCTAAGAAGCGGGAAAATGCCCGCAAGCTGATCGAGTTTGAAAACCGTCCACCCCGTCCCCTGCGGGCGAAGGCTGGAAAATGCGTGACCCAGCTCCACTACGCGCGTCAGGGCATTATCACCCCGGAGATGGAGTTCATCGCCATCCGTGAGAACATGAAGCTTCAGACCGCCAAGCGGGAGTTGAAGATGTCTCCCGATGCCGAGCGAAATACTCTGGAGGTGCAGCATCCGGGGAACAGCTTTGGGGCTTCGATCCCGGACGAAATCACTCCGGAGTTTGTTCGTTCCGAAGTGGCTCGCGGTCGGGCGATCATTCCATCGAATATCAACCACCCGGAGCTGGAGCCGATGATCATCGGTCGAAACTTCCTGGTGAAGATCAACACCAACATCGGAAACTCGGCGGTGGCCTCCTCCATCGAGGAAGAAGTCGAGAAGATGCGTTGGTCGACAAAGTGGGGCGGTGACACTCTCATGGATCTTTCGACGGGGAAGAACATTCACCAGACCCGGGAATGGATCCTCCGCAACTGCCCGGTTCCCGTTGGGACGGTGCCGATTTACCAAGCTTTGGAAAAAGTGAACGGCAAGGCCGAAGACCTGACGTGGGAAATCTTCCGCGACACCCTCATCGAACAAGCGGAGCAGGGCGTCGATTATTTCACCATCCACGCTGGAGTCCTCTTGCGCTACGTGCCGCTCACGGCGAAGCGGATGACGGGAATCGTCAGCCGTGGTGGCTCGATCATGGCGAAGTGGTGCCTGTCTCACCACAAGGAGAGCTTTCTCTACACCCATTGGGACGAGATCTGTGAAATCATGGCCGCCTACGACATCTCTTTCTCGATCGGGGACGGACTCCGTCCGGGATCGATCGCGGATGCCAATGATGAGCCTCAATTCGCGGAACTGAAGACTCAGGGGGAGCTGACAAAGCGCGCTTGGGAGTTCGGAGTTCAGGTAATGAATGAAGGTCCGGGGCACGTGCCGATGCACATGATCCAAGAGAACATGCAGAAGCAGATAGAGTGGTGTCATGAGGCCCCGTTCTACACGCTTGGACCGCTCACGACTGACATCGCTCCTGCCTACGACCACATTACCAGTGGAATTGGTGCGGCGCTGATCGGTTGGTATGGGTGCGCGATGCTTTGCTACGTGACGCCGAAGGAGCACCTCGGCTTGCCGAACAAGGACGACGTCCGCGAGGGCGTCATCACCTACAAAATCGCCGCACACGCTGCGGACCTGGCGAAAGGCCATCCCGCGGCCCAGTATCGGGACAACGCTCTTTCGAAAGCGCGGTTCGAGTTCCGCTGGAACGATCAGTTCAACCTCTCGCTCGATCCGGAGAAGGCCCGATCCTTCCACGACGAAACCCTTCCTGCGGATTCGTCCAAGACTGCCCACTTCTGCTCGATGTGTGGACCGAACTTCTGCTCGATGAAGATCACCGAGGACGTACGCAAGTACGCCGCCGAGAAGGGGGTCTCCGCCGAGGAAGCTTTGGAAGAAGGGATGTCCGAAAAATCTGCCGAGTTTAAAGAAAAGGGCGGCGAAGTTTACGTTGGGGGGGCTGCTCAATGA
- a CDS encoding alpha/beta fold hydrolase, with amino-acid sequence MPALDKPLEDLLRYNGTNPRPQNFDDFWDEGLQEMREIDPDIAYEEVDFPVPYAQCRSLFFTGTGGARVHARIATPLQPAEKPGPALLFFHGYSGSSPDWVQMLPYVAAGFTVAGLDCRGQGGLSDDTISTRGNTLHGHVIKGLDDEPKKMYYRNVFLDTAMLARIVMELEQVDEDRVASVGGSQGGALALVCAALEPRIRRVVSHFPFLSDYKRVWEMDLDKDAYIGLKDYFRRFDPLHKREKEIFEKLGYIDIKNLTPRIRADVLMAITLRDNICPPSTQFAAYNAIRSPKSYMLYPDFGHENLPGAGEAMFQFVLKV; translated from the coding sequence ATGCCAGCCCTCGATAAACCACTCGAAGACCTTTTACGCTACAACGGAACTAATCCCCGTCCCCAGAATTTCGACGATTTCTGGGATGAAGGCCTTCAGGAAATGCGCGAGATCGACCCTGATATTGCCTACGAGGAGGTCGATTTTCCCGTGCCCTACGCTCAGTGCCGCTCGCTCTTTTTCACCGGAACCGGAGGCGCGCGCGTCCATGCGCGAATCGCCACCCCGCTTCAACCCGCCGAAAAGCCAGGGCCTGCTCTTCTCTTCTTCCACGGTTACTCGGGGTCTTCTCCCGATTGGGTCCAAATGCTACCCTACGTAGCCGCAGGTTTCACCGTCGCCGGCCTGGACTGCCGCGGCCAGGGAGGTCTTTCCGATGACACGATTTCCACCCGGGGAAACACCCTGCACGGGCATGTCATCAAGGGGCTCGATGATGAACCCAAGAAGATGTACTACCGCAACGTCTTCCTCGACACCGCCATGCTGGCGCGAATCGTAATGGAATTGGAACAGGTCGACGAAGACCGGGTGGCCTCGGTCGGAGGGAGTCAGGGAGGAGCACTCGCTCTGGTGTGCGCTGCCCTCGAACCCCGCATCCGTCGCGTGGTGTCCCACTTCCCCTTTCTATCCGATTACAAACGTGTCTGGGAGATGGATCTCGATAAAGACGCCTACATCGGTTTGAAGGATTATTTCCGGCGCTTCGATCCGCTCCACAAACGCGAAAAGGAGATCTTTGAGAAACTCGGCTACATCGATATTAAGAACCTCACCCCGCGCATCCGCGCCGACGTTCTCATGGCGATCACCCTCCGGGACAATATCTGTCCGCCCTCAACTCAGTTCGCCGCCTACAACGCCATCCGGTCCCCTAAATCTTACATGCTCTACCCGGACTTCGGACACGAGAACCTTCCGGGGGCGGGAGAAGCAATGTTCCAGTTTGTCCTGAAGGTTTGA
- a CDS encoding ArsR/SmtB family transcription factor: MVASKTDLFTEEQSSLAAFAGALAHPARIAIIGFLQENGEASSGMIVNAMPLAQATVSQHLTALRKAGLLNQRPCGKKICYSINCEEVLRFCHSFQCTLGTAGEPPPPRESHCCEDE; this comes from the coding sequence ATGGTCGCCTCCAAAACAGATCTTTTCACGGAAGAACAATCTTCGCTTGCGGCTTTTGCTGGAGCTCTCGCTCATCCCGCTCGCATTGCCATCATTGGCTTCCTTCAGGAGAATGGAGAAGCTTCGAGTGGGATGATCGTCAATGCCATGCCTCTCGCGCAGGCAACCGTCTCCCAACACCTCACCGCCCTTCGCAAGGCAGGACTCCTGAATCAAAGGCCCTGCGGCAAGAAGATCTGCTACAGCATCAATTGCGAGGAGGTCCTCCGCTTCTGCCACAGTTTCCAATGCACTCTGGGCACCGCCGGGGAACCTCCACCCCCGCGTGAATCCCATTGCTGCGAAGACGAGTAA